Proteins from a genomic interval of Cucumis melo cultivar AY chromosome 7, USDA_Cmelo_AY_1.0, whole genome shotgun sequence:
- the LOC103493681 gene encoding (S)-coclaurine N-methyltransferase-like isoform X1: protein MAKLIQMTYDVSVRLALASLERNLLPDAVVRTFTRLLLASRLRTGYKPSSQLQLSELLHFVHSLGEMPIAIKTDKPKAQHYEVPTSFFKLVLGKNLKYSCCYFNDKSSTLEDAEDAMLQMYCERSQLKDGHTVLDVGCGWGSLSLYIAQKYKNCTVTGICNSITQKAYIEDRCQDLQLHNVNIIVADVRKYEMETEYYDRIFSIGMFEHMKNYKDLLKKISGWMKQDSLLFVHYFCHKVFAYHFEDVNEDDWITRYFFEGGTMPSSNLLLYFQEEVSIVDHWLVNGKHYSRTSEEWLKRMDKNTASIKPIMATTYGKDSAAKWTVYWRTFFIAVAELFDYNNGEEWMISQFLFKKK, encoded by the exons ATGGCGAAGCTTATTCAGATGACCTACGACGTTTCTGTTCGTCTTGCATTAGCTTCTCTTGAACGGAATTTGTTGCCGGACGCCGTCGTAAGAACGTTCACCCGCTTGTTACTCGCTTCTCGTCTTCGCACCGGTTACAAACCTTCCTCTCAACTTCAACTCTCCGAACTCCTCCATTTCGTTCACT CTTTAGGGGAAATGCCCATAGCAATTAAGACTGATAAGCCAAAAGCTCAACACTACGAAGTACCGACCTCCTTCTTCAAGTTGGTTTTGGGGAAGAATCTCAAGTACAG TTGTTGCTATTTCAATGACAAATCAAGTACTTTAGAGGATGCTGAGGATGCAATGCTACAAATGTATTGTGAAAGGTCACAGTTGAAGGATGGTCACACCGTTCTTGATGTTGGATGTGGCTGGGGGTCGCTCTCATTGTACATTGCCCAAAAGTATAAGAACTGCACGGTAACGGGAATTTGCAATTCAATCACGCAGAAAGCTTACATCGAGGATCGGTGCCA GGATCTCCAACTGCATAATGTCAACATCATAGTTGCAGACGTAAGAAAATATGAAATGGAAACTGAATATTATGACAGAATATTTTCTATTGGAATGTTTGAG CATATGAAGAACTACAAGGATCTTCTCAAGAAAATATCAGGTTGGATGAAACAGGATAGCCTCCTATTTGTTCATTATTTTTGCCACAAGGTGTTTGCCTATCACTTTGAG GATGTAAATGAAGATGATTGGATTACTAGATACTTCTTTGAAGGTGGTACGATGCCTTCCTCAAATCTACTTCTCTATTTCCAG GAGGAGGTTTCAATTGTAGACCATTGGCTTGTGAATGGCAAGCACTATTCTCGAACAAG TGAAGAGTGGCTGAAAAGAATGGACAAGAACACAGCTTCAATAAAACCAATAATGGCCACAACTTATGGGAAGGATTCGGCTGCGAAGTGGACTGTTTATTGGAGAACATTCTTTATTGCAGTGGCTGAGTTATTTGATTACAACAATGGTGAAGAATGGATGATTAGCCAGTTCCTGTTCAAGAAGAAATGA
- the LOC103493681 gene encoding (S)-coclaurine N-methyltransferase-like isoform X2 produces MAKLIQMTYDVSVRLALASLERNLLPDAVVRTFTRLLLASRLRTGYKPSSQLQLSELLHFVHSLGEMPIAIKTDKPKAQHYEVPTSFFKLVLGKNLKYSCCYFNDKSSTLEDAEDAMLQMYCERSQLKDGHTVLDVGCGWGSLSLYIAQKYKNCTVTGICNSITQKAYIEDRCQDLQLHNVNIIVADVRKYEMETEYYDRIFSIGMFEHMKNYKDLLKKISGWMKQDSLLFVHYFCHKVFAYHFEDVNEDDWITRYFFEGGTMPSSNLLLYFQVDKPPSPMTIISYSYRFFKWAFWPIRWS; encoded by the exons ATGGCGAAGCTTATTCAGATGACCTACGACGTTTCTGTTCGTCTTGCATTAGCTTCTCTTGAACGGAATTTGTTGCCGGACGCCGTCGTAAGAACGTTCACCCGCTTGTTACTCGCTTCTCGTCTTCGCACCGGTTACAAACCTTCCTCTCAACTTCAACTCTCCGAACTCCTCCATTTCGTTCACT CTTTAGGGGAAATGCCCATAGCAATTAAGACTGATAAGCCAAAAGCTCAACACTACGAAGTACCGACCTCCTTCTTCAAGTTGGTTTTGGGGAAGAATCTCAAGTACAG TTGTTGCTATTTCAATGACAAATCAAGTACTTTAGAGGATGCTGAGGATGCAATGCTACAAATGTATTGTGAAAGGTCACAGTTGAAGGATGGTCACACCGTTCTTGATGTTGGATGTGGCTGGGGGTCGCTCTCATTGTACATTGCCCAAAAGTATAAGAACTGCACGGTAACGGGAATTTGCAATTCAATCACGCAGAAAGCTTACATCGAGGATCGGTGCCA GGATCTCCAACTGCATAATGTCAACATCATAGTTGCAGACGTAAGAAAATATGAAATGGAAACTGAATATTATGACAGAATATTTTCTATTGGAATGTTTGAG CATATGAAGAACTACAAGGATCTTCTCAAGAAAATATCAGGTTGGATGAAACAGGATAGCCTCCTATTTGTTCATTATTTTTGCCACAAGGTGTTTGCCTATCACTTTGAG GATGTAAATGAAGATGATTGGATTACTAGATACTTCTTTGAAGGTGGTACGATGCCTTCCTCAAATCTACTTCTCTATTTCCAGGTGGATAAGCCGCCTTCCCCTATGACTATTATCTCTTATTCATATAGGTTTTTTAAAT GGGCATTTTGGCCCATTAGGTGGAGTTAA
- the LOC103493682 gene encoding serine/threonine-protein kinase CBK1-like, whose protein sequence is MYEMLVDCPPFYSDDPITSCRKIVHWKNHLKFPEDAKLIIEAKDLICRLYWRSIPNQSIHYNNQAFTVGSIYTRKAWLRTVNEDAIDSQRSQLCWIYIQEFRCCQRSITLFLMLLIPKDLSFVGYTCKNFDAVKGGLHSFTWISIIPIYLNERAIF, encoded by the exons ATGTATGAAATGCTCGTGGATTGCCCTCCATTTTACTCCGATGATCCAATCACCAGCTGCAGAAAG ATTGTTCATTGGAAAAATCACTTGAAGTTCCCAGAAGATGCTAAGTTGATAATTGAAGCAAAGGATCTCATTTGTAGGTTGTACTGGAGGAGCATACCAAATCAAAGTATCCACTACAACAATCAAGCATTTACAG TTGGATCCATCTATACCAGGAAAGCGTGGCTCAGGACCGTCAACGAAG ATGCTATTGATTCCCAAAGATCTCAGCTTTGTTGGATATACATTCAAGAATTTCGATGCTGTCAAAGGAGTATTACTTTGTTCCTGATGCTATTGATTCCCAAAGATCTCAGCTTTGTTGGATATACATGCAAGAATTTTGATGCTGTCAAAGGAGGGCTTCACTCTTTTACTTGGATCAGTATTATTCCAATTTATTTAAATGAACGAGCGATATTTTAA
- the LOC107990275 gene encoding aminopeptidase M1-like, whose product MDQFKGQPRLPKFAVPKRYDIYLKPDLCLCKFSGSVGIDIDVLSDTRFLVLNAADLLVHVASVSFTNWNSSKVIQPSSIQACEVSQILVLEFAETLPFGLGTLRMDFEGILNDNMKGFYRSTYEYNGQKKNMAVTQFQPVDARRCFPCWDEPAFKATFKIMLDVPSELIALSNMPIVEEKVNGDLKTVSYLESPIMSTYLVAIVVGLFDYVEDHTTDGVKVRVYCQVGKANQGKFALDVAVKTLDLYKEYFAVPYSLPKLDMIAIPDFPGAMENYGLVTYGETALLYDDQHSAAANKQRVAIVVAHELAHQWFGNLVTMEWWTDLWLNEGFATWVSYLATDNLFPEWKVWNQFLEESNHGLTLDGLAESHPIEVEINHASEVDEIFDAISYGKGASVIRMLQSYLGADCFQKSLASYIKRHSCTNTKTEDLWAALEEGSGEPVNNLVSSWTKQQGYPVVTVKVKDEKLVFEQSRFLSSGSSGEGQWIVPITLCCGSYDGRKNFLLQTETESVDIKEFLGCSIGKCCGGNDKYCDWIKLNVDPTGFYRVKYDEDLAAKLRNAIEKKHLTPTDRFGILDDAFALSMACQQSVTSLLTLMGSYREELDYTVLSNLISISYKLERIAADAVPELLNNLRQFFTNIFQFAAEKLGWVPKPGESHLDATLRGEILTALALFGHEQTIKEANRRFLAFLDDRSSPLLPPDIRKAAYVAVMQKVNASNRSGYESLLRIYRESDLSREKTRILRSLASCPDPNIILEFLNFLLSSEVRSQDAIVGLGVRWKARETAWTWLKIKWEEISKIFESGFLIGRFVSATVSPFASYEKVKEVEKFFASRVKPSIARTLRQSIERVHINSRWVQSVQKEHDLPDAINELAWMRY is encoded by the exons ATGGATCAATTCAAAGGTCAACCTCGGCTCCCGAAATTTGCCGTTCCGAAACGATACGATATCTACCTCAAACCAGACCTTTGCCTTTGCAAATTCTCTGGTTCTGTTGGAATCGACATCGATGTCCTTTCCGATACTCGATTTTTAGTTCTCAATGCCGCCGACCTTCTTGTTCATGTTGCTTCTGTCTCCTTCACCAACTGGAACTCCTCCAAG GTTATCCAGCCTTCAAGCATTCAAGCGTGTGAAGTGAGCCAGATTTTAGTTTTGGAGTTTGCAGAGACGCTACCATTTGGGTTAGGAACATTGCGGATGGACTTCGAAGGAATCTTGAATGATAATATGAAAGGATTCTATAGAAG CACTTACGAGTACAACGGTCAGAAGAAAAACATGGCTGTTACACAATTTCAACCAGTTGATGCTAGGCGTTGCTTCCCTTGCTGGGATGAACCTGCTTTTAAG GCTACATTCAAGATCATGTTAGATGTACCATCTGAACTAATTGCACTTTCCAATATGCCAATTGTTGAAGAAAAAGTGAACGGCGATTTGAAGACGGTTTCATATCTAGAATCACCAATTATGTCCACATATTTGGTGGCCATTGTTGTTGGTTTATTTGATTATGTGGAAGATCATACAACTGATG GGGTCAAAGTTCGTGTATACTGTCAGGTTGGAAAGGCAAATCAAGGAAAATTTGCATTAGATGTTGCTGTTAAAACCCTTGACCTATACAAGGA ATATTTTGCTGTGCCATACTCTCTGCCAAAACTCGACATGATTGCAATTCCTGACTTTCCTGGGGCCATGGAAAACTATGGTTTAGTTACCTATGGTGAGACTGCTTTACTTTATGATGATCAGCACTCAGCAGCTGCTAACAAACAGAGG GTGGCAATTGTCGTAGCTCATGAACTTGCGCACCAATGGTTTGGTAACCTTGTAACTATGGAGTGGTGGACAGATTTGTGGCTGAATGAGGGATTTGCAACATGG GTGAGTTATTTAGCAACTGATAACTTGTTTCCAGAGTGGAAAGTATGGAATCAATTTCTGGAAGAATCAAACCATGGTCTTACTTTGGATGGGCTGGCTGAATCACATCCAATTGAG GTTGAGATAAATCATGCCAGTGAGGTTGATGAAATATTTGATGCAATTAGCTATGGAAAAGGTGCATCTGTTATTCGAATGCTACAGAGCTATCTTGGTGCGGACTGTTTTCAG AAATCATTGGCTTCGTACATAAAAAGGCACAGTTGCACAAATACAAAGACTGAAGACTTATGGGCTGCTCTAGAGGAGGGATCTGGTGAACCCGTGAACAACTTAGTGAGTTCCTGGACCAAGCAACAAGGTTATCCAGTTGTCACGGTCAAAGTGAAAGATGAGAAATTGGTGTTTGAGCAG TCAAGATTTTTGTCGAGTGGTTCCTCTGGAGAGGGGCAATGGATTGTTCCCATAACATTGTGCTGTGGCTCCTATGATGGGCGCAAAAATTTTCTGCTGCAAACAGAGACAGAATCTGTAGACATCAAGGAGTTCCTTGGTTGCTCCATCGGCAAATGCTGTGGTGGAAATGATAAATACTGTGATTGGATAAAGCTTAATGTAGATCCGACTGGTTTTTACCGGGTGAAATATGATGAAGATCTTGCAGCTAAGCTTAGAAATGCTATAGAGAAAAAGCATTTGACTCCAACGGACAGATTTG GTATTTTGGATGATGCATTTGCCCTGTCTATGGCTTGCCAGCAATCAGTTACCTCTTTGCTTACCTTGATGGGTTCTTATAGAGAAGAACTTGACTATACTGTGTTATCGAATTTGATCAGT ATAAGCTACAAACTTGAAAGAATTGCAGCCGATGCAGTTCCTGAGTTGCTGAACAACCTAAGACAATTTTTCACCAACATTTTCCAATTTGCAGCAGA GAAACTTGGTTGGGTCCCCAAACCAGGCGAAAGCCATCTTGATGCAACGTTGAGAGGAGAAATTTTGACTGCTCTTGCTCTGTTTGGTCATgaacaaacaatcaaagaagCGAATAGGCGATTCCTTGCATTCTTAGATGACAGAAGTTCACCACTACTCCCGCCTGATATTAGAA AGGCGGCGTATGTGGCCGTAATGCAGAAAGTCAATGCTTCAAACAGATCTGGTTACGAATCACTTTTAAGAATTTATAGAGAGTCTGATCTTAGCCGGGAGAAAACACGCATTCTGA GATCCTTGGCATCTTGTCCAGATCCGAACATCATTCTCGAATTTCTCAACTTTTTGTTATCGTCTGAG GTTCGTAGCCAAGATGCTATTGTTGGACTCGGTGTTAGGTGGAAGGCACGTGAAACAGCTTGGACTTGGCTGAAG ATAAAGTGGGAAGAAATCTCAAAAATCTTTGAGTCTGGGTTTCTTATCGGACGCTTTGTCAGTGCCACCGTCTCTCCA TTTGCCTCGTATGAAAAAGTTAAGGAAGTTGAGAAGTTCTTCGCAAGCCGTGTTAAGCCATCGATAGCCCGAACATTGAGGCAGAGTATCGAGCGTGTTCACATCAATTCGAGATGGGTTCAGAGCGTCCAGAAAGAGCATGATCTTCCTGATGCTATAAACGAGCTAGCATGGATGCGATATTAG